A single genomic interval of Methanococcus voltae harbors:
- a CDS encoding formate dehydrogenase H subunit alpha, selenocysteine-containing, with product MTGLKFVHTVCPYCGTGCGIDLVVKDGKVVGTNPFKRHPVNEGKTCIKGAYCHEFVHREDRLNSPLIRKNGELVKVSWDEAIDFVASKLKTYSQNEVGFFSSARCTNEDNYVFQKFARAVMKTNNVDHCARLUHSATVAGLGQAFGSGAMTNSILDIEEADCILIVGSNTFEQHPLIARRIIKAKENGTKIIVIDPRYTHTAKQADKYLQLVPGSNTAMLNGIMHVIIKENLIDEEFIKNRTKNYEELKKVVESYTPEYVSKITHVPAEDIEEVARMYASAKAASLLYCMGITQFTHGVDNVKSCCNLAMITGNMGRPGTGVNPLRGQNNVQGACDMGALPNVYPGYQNVTAAQEKFQEAWKTDLSPDAGFAIPDMLEEAGKKVKCLYVLGENPMVSDPDLNHVEHALGELDLLIVQDIFLTETAQIADVVLPGASWAEKDGTFSNTERRVQRVHKAIEPLEGAMVDWEIVKLIGEKMGHPELFEFNTPEEVFNEIASVTPQYAGMTYDRLGVDGLHWPCKTPEDPGTPILHKEKFLTADGLGVLFPIEYGDPAEMPDAEYPMILTTGRVIFHYHTGTMTRRSKHLDEELSEGFIEIHPEDANKMGIKDNQPIKATTRRGEVVVKARITPNIKKGVVFMPFHFAETAANTLTNPAQDPNCKIPEYKVCAVKIEKA from the coding sequence ATGACAGGTCTAAAATTTGTCCATACGGTCTGTCCTTATTGTGGTACTGGTTGTGGTATCGATTTAGTCGTAAAAGACGGTAAAGTAGTCGGTACAAACCCATTCAAAAGGCACCCTGTAAACGAAGGTAAAACTTGCATTAAAGGAGCTTACTGTCACGAATTTGTGCACAGAGAAGACAGACTTAACAGTCCATTAATCAGAAAAAATGGAGAATTAGTTAAAGTTTCATGGGACGAGGCAATCGATTTCGTAGCAAGTAAATTGAAAACCTACAGTCAAAATGAAGTCGGATTTTTCTCATCTGCAAGATGTACAAATGAAGATAACTACGTTTTCCAGAAATTCGCAAGAGCGGTCATGAAGACTAACAACGTTGACCACTGTGCAAGGTTGTGACACTCCGCAACTGTTGCAGGATTAGGCCAAGCATTTGGCTCAGGAGCTATGACAAATTCGATACTCGATATAGAAGAAGCAGATTGCATTCTTATCGTTGGTTCGAATACATTTGAACAACACCCATTAATTGCAAGAAGAATTATCAAGGCAAAAGAAAACGGTACAAAAATTATCGTTATTGACCCAAGATACACCCACACAGCAAAACAAGCTGATAAGTACTTGCAATTAGTTCCAGGTTCAAATACCGCTATGTTAAACGGTATTATGCACGTAATTATTAAGGAAAACCTCATCGACGAGGAATTTATCAAAAACAGAACTAAAAATTACGAAGAACTTAAAAAAGTAGTTGAAAGCTACACACCAGAATATGTTTCCAAGATAACACACGTACCTGCGGAAGATATCGAAGAAGTTGCAAGAATGTACGCAAGTGCAAAAGCTGCTTCATTATTGTACTGTATGGGTATAACTCAGTTTACACACGGAGTTGACAACGTAAAATCTTGCTGTAATCTTGCAATGATTACCGGAAATATGGGAAGACCAGGAACAGGTGTTAACCCATTAAGAGGTCAGAACAACGTTCAAGGTGCTTGTGATATGGGTGCTTTACCTAATGTATATCCGGGATACCAAAACGTGACTGCTGCTCAGGAAAAATTCCAAGAAGCTTGGAAGACAGATTTAAGCCCTGATGCAGGTTTTGCAATCCCTGATATGCTTGAAGAAGCGGGTAAAAAAGTTAAATGTTTATACGTATTGGGAGAAAACCCAATGGTTTCAGACCCTGACTTAAACCATGTTGAACACGCTTTGGGTGAATTAGACCTCTTAATCGTTCAAGATATATTCTTAACAGAAACTGCACAAATTGCTGACGTAGTTTTACCAGGTGCTTCCTGGGCTGAGAAAGATGGTACATTCTCAAACACTGAAAGAAGAGTTCAAAGAGTACATAAAGCTATAGAACCATTAGAAGGTGCTATGGTTGACTGGGAAATTGTTAAATTAATCGGAGAAAAGATGGGACACCCTGAATTATTCGAATTTAACACACCTGAGGAAGTATTCAATGAAATTGCTTCAGTAACTCCACAATACGCAGGTATGACTTACGACAGACTCGGCGTAGATGGATTACACTGGCCTTGTAAAACCCCTGAAGACCCAGGAACTCCAATATTACACAAGGAAAAATTCTTAACTGCTGATGGTTTAGGAGTTTTATTCCCAATTGAGTATGGAGACCCTGCTGAAATGCCAGATGCAGAATATCCAATGATATTAACAACTGGAAGGGTAATATTCCATTACCACACAGGTACAATGACCAGAAGAAGTAAACACTTAGATGAAGAGCTTTCAGAAGGTTTCATCGAAATTCACCCAGAAGATGCCAATAAAATGGGTATAAAGGACAACCAACCAATTAAAGCAACTACTCGAAGGGGTGAAGTTGTAGTTAAAGCAAGAATCACACCTAACATTAAGAAAGGAGTTGTATTCATGCCGTTCCACTTTGCAGAAACTGCGGCAAACACTTTAACCAATCCAGCACAAGACCCTAACTGTAAGATACCAGAGTATAAGGTATGTGCAGTAAAAATCGAAAAAGCTTAA
- a CDS encoding Coenzyme F420 hydrogenase/dehydrogenase, beta subunit C-terminal domain: MGDMYYVQASDPEIVSKGECGGAVTALFKYLLDNKIVDGILTLKKGQDVYDAIPTYITNSEDLLETAGSLHCAPTMWGGIIKEHLKDQKIAVPVKPCDMKAIVELAKRAQIDLDNVYMIGLNCGGTVPPQTALEMIKLFYEVDPFDVVKEEIDKGKFIIELKDGTHKGIKMHDLEHDGYGRRENCQRCDVKIPRKADVACGNWGVIGEDAGKWTFVEVNTEKGQNLIKDAEKSGYIKTKAPNPKGIEIRDKVEQTMIKMSESGKKAQLETDYPDLSEWDEYFNRCIKCYGCRDACPVCFCVECAIPNFTTKGQIPPEPLMFHGVRMAHMAYSCVNCGQCSDVCPMEIPVAKIFHKVQERTRKESGYQAGVDDTMPPLMDSPCGGQQ, from the coding sequence ATGGGCGATATGTACTATGTTCAAGCTTCCGACCCCGAAATAGTAAGTAAGGGAGAATGCGGTGGCGCAGTAACAGCCTTATTTAAATACCTCTTAGATAACAAAATCGTAGATGGTATATTAACACTTAAAAAAGGTCAAGATGTTTATGATGCAATCCCTACATACATCACAAACTCAGAGGACCTTTTAGAAACTGCAGGTTCATTGCACTGTGCCCCTACAATGTGGGGAGGCATAATCAAAGAACACTTAAAAGACCAAAAGATAGCTGTACCGGTAAAACCTTGTGATATGAAAGCAATAGTTGAATTGGCTAAAAGAGCACAAATTGACCTCGATAACGTTTATATGATAGGTTTAAACTGTGGTGGTACTGTACCTCCTCAAACAGCTCTCGAAATGATTAAATTATTCTATGAAGTAGACCCATTCGATGTAGTTAAGGAAGAAATCGATAAAGGTAAGTTTATCATAGAATTAAAAGACGGAACCCACAAGGGTATCAAAATGCACGACTTGGAGCACGACGGTTATGGAAGAAGAGAAAACTGTCAAAGATGTGATGTAAAAATACCAAGAAAAGCAGACGTTGCTTGTGGAAACTGGGGAGTTATCGGCGAAGATGCTGGTAAATGGACTTTTGTTGAAGTAAACACTGAAAAGGGTCAAAACTTAATAAAAGACGCTGAAAAAAGTGGATACATTAAAACCAAAGCTCCAAATCCAAAAGGTATTGAAATCAGAGATAAAGTAGAACAAACTATGATAAAAATGAGTGAAAGCGGTAAAAAAGCTCAATTAGAGACTGATTACCCTGACTTATCAGAATGGGACGAATACTTTAATAGATGTATCAAGTGCTACGGTTGTAGAGATGCGTGTCCTGTATGTTTCTGTGTAGAATGTGCAATACCTAACTTCACAACAAAAGGTCAGATACCACCAGAACCTTTAATGTTCCACGGTGTAAGAATGGCACATATGGCGTACAGTTGCGTAAACTGTGGTCAATGTTCAGACGTATGCCCTATGGAAATCCCAGTGGCTAAGATATTCCACAAAGTTCAGGAAAGAACGAGAAAAGAATCAGGATACCAAGCAGGTGTCGACGATACAATGCCTCCATTAATGGATTCACCTTGTGGCGGACAACAATAA